Proteins co-encoded in one Arachis hypogaea cultivar Tifrunner chromosome 13, arahy.Tifrunner.gnm2.J5K5, whole genome shotgun sequence genomic window:
- the LOC140177568 gene encoding uncharacterized protein: protein MNAIFHEYIGKFMEVYIDDVMVKSISVNQHIDHLRKAFVTMRRKGLKMNPLKCAFGVSAGNFLGFVVLKKEIVIDKNKAGAILALSAPKSKKEVQSFFGKVNYLRRFISNLSDRTRVFAPLVKLKNDLQFEWTNEHQLAFDSIKAYLSKAPIMANVRPHEPLKLYIVASRNTIGFKAVKGHVIADFLVDNSKDLNDQGTNVIDVKVNYWKLYFDGSKHKDGAGVRILIVSPEGIPSEFLIGPETLKKLASVHQILVLASEREVLCIDEWEDTDWRKPIAQYLKDPNIPVDRKMKLQAINFVLMADELYKKGIDGTSRNINMITSTPYYAQANGHVDAANKILISLIKKHIGNKPRMWHDTLSQVQWAYRNSPRGSTNTSPYKLVYGHDAVLPLEINLNTLRVSKQNDLPVDDYWNAMFDELNELDSERILAFENMVRQKQSIAQSYNRRIKEKSFSIGELVLKVILPMEKKSKFLSK, encoded by the exons ATGAATGCTATATTCCATGAGTATATTGGAAAATTTATGGAAGTGTACATCGATGACGTCATGGTCAAGTCGATTTCGGTAAATCAACATATTGATCACCTAAGAAAAGCATTTGTCACTATGAGGAGAAAGGGATTAAAAATGAACCCTTTAAAATGTGCTTTTGGTGTATCGGCTGGTAATTTCTTGGGTTTTGTTGTTCTGAAAAAAGAAATTGTAATCGATAAAAATAAGGCAGGTGCAATATTAGCACTATCTGCACCTAAATCAAAAAAAGAAGTGCAATCCTTCTTTGGTAAGGTAAATTATCTTAGAAGGTTCATTTCGAATCTTTCCGATCGAACTCGAGTATTTGCACCTTTAGTGAAGCTAAAGAATGATttacagttcgaatggacgaatGAGCATCAATTAGCATTTGATTCGATTAAGGCTTATTTATCCAAGGCTCCGATTATGGCAAATGTTCGTCCACATGAGCCCTTAAAATTATACATTGTAGCATCTAGGAACACGATTGGGT TCAAGGCCGTAAAAGGGCATGTCATTGCAGATTTTCTTGTGGATAATTCGAAAGATCTAAATGACCAGGGAACAAATGTGATCGATGTGAAAGTCAATTATTGGAAGTTATATTTTGATGGATCGAAGCATAAAGATGGTGCAGGGGTTAGAATTCTTATTGTTTCACCCGAGGGTATTCCATCTGAAttctt AATCGGTCCAGAAACTCTTAAGAAATTGGCCAGTGTTCATCAGATTTTAGTACTTGCAAGTGAAAGAGAAGTTTTGTGCATAGACGAATGGGAAGATACTGATTGGAGGAAGCCTATTGCTCAGTATTTAAAGGATCCCAATATTCCAGTTGATAGAAAGATGAAATTACAAGCAATAAATTTTGTCTTGATGGCTGATGAATTATATAAGAAGGGGATTGATGGAA ccTCAAGGAATATCAATATGATTACTTCAACTCCTTATTATGCTCAAGCTAATGGGCATGTTGATGCagcaaataaaattctaataagTCTGATAAAGAAGCATATTGGGAATAAACCTCGAATGTGGCATGATACTTTAAGCCAAGTACAGTGGGCTTATCGAAATTCACCAAGAGGGTCAACAAATACTTCACCCTATAAATTAGTCTATGGCCATGATGCAGTGTTAccattagaaattaatttgaatactttGAGAGTATCAAAACAGAATGATTTGCCAgttgatgattattggaatgcaatGTTTGATGAGTTGAACGAATTAGACTCAGAGCGAATATTGGCATTTGAAAATATGGTTCGACAAAAACAAAGTATTGCTCAAAGTTATAATCGTCGAATAAAGGAAAAATCTTTTAGCATAGGCGAGTTggttttgaaagttattttgccaatggaaaagaaatcaaaatttcTTAGCAAATGA